In Terriglobales bacterium, the genomic stretch GCCGGGCGCAGGGCGGGCGGCGCGGTGAAGCTCGCCGTCGCGCGCGCGGCGTGCGGGTCGTGGCAGTCGGCGCAGGTCGCGTGCCGGTTGTTGTTGAGCACCGCGGCCTCCGCGGCGTCGTGCTGCGCGCTGCCCGCGGGCGCCGGATGGCCGATCTTCACCAGTTCGCTCGCGATGTTGGGAGCGGCCGGCACGGTGTTCGCGCCGGCATGGCAATTGAGGCACGCCTGCTGGTCGCCGCCGCGCAGCAGCCGCGCCGGCCCGGCGGCGTTGTGCGGCATGTGGCATCCGGAGCACGCGTTCAGCGCCACGTTGCTGTAGCCGCCGACGTAGGGATTGTTCGACGTGGTGTGCGTCGCGGTCGCGTGGATGCTGGTCGTCCATCCCGCCAAGCGGTTCGTCTGGCCGCCGACCACGCGCGTCGGATCATGACACGCCAGGCAGAGCGTGCCGCCGGCGCTGTCGCGCACCAGGAACTTCTGCACCATCTTGTCGATGCCCTGGAAGTGCGGCTGATGGCATGACGTGCACTCGATCGAGCCGTTCACGAGCTTGACCACCGGGTCCGCGGTGTGCGGGCTCGCGCCGAACAGCAGCGCATTGACGTCGGGGGTGTCCACCAGCGGCGTGCGCAGGCTGAACGGATGCGAACTCGACAGGTCGGTGCCGAACTTCGACGTGTTCTTCATCGCGCCGGTCATGTTGAGCTGGCCGAACGAGACGGTCTGGCCGGGCGCGACCGTGCCGTCGTGGCAGCTCAGGCACAGCTTGCTGGGCGAGCCGAGCGGAGGCTGCTGGCTCGTCTGGTGGTACGTGCTCGAGCCGTACATGGTGTAGGTCTGCACCGAGAGCTGCTGGTTCCAGAGAGGCGTCGGCGCGGTCTGCCCGCCGTGCGGCGCGTGGCAATAGAGACATGCGTTCGAGACCGGCCCGCGCATCGCCGAGGCCCCGGTCGGCGTCAAGTCGTGCGTCCCGAGCTGGTCGCCGGGGATCTGCGCCATCGCGGTGGCGCAGGCGAAGAGCGCGAGGAGAAGGAGGCGCTTCACTGCACGCCTCCCGAGGCCGGCTTCGCCGCGGGAATGAAGCGGAAGACCTGCACGCGGCGGTTGTACGAATCGACCACGAAGATGCGGTCGTTGCGGTCGATGTACATGCCGGCGGGCAGCTGGAACTCCTGCGGCCCGTCGCCGGCGCCGCCGAAGTAGTAGAGCAGGCGGCCCAGCGGGTCGAACACCTGCACGGTGTCGAACAGCCCCTCGACCACGTAGACGTCGCCTTCGCTGTCGCGCGCGACGCCTTTCGGACGGAACATGCTGCCGGTGCTCCCGCCCGCCTGGCCGAGCGCGTAGCGGAACTTGCCCTCGCGATCGAGCGCCTGCACGCGGAAGTTCATCGCGTCCACCACCAGCAGCTCGTCGCCGCTGAGGCGCAGCTCGGTGGGGAAGTTGAACTCGCCTTCGCCCACGCCGCGCTGCCCGATCTCGCGCTGGATGTTGCCGTCCATGTCGAGCACGAAGATCTTGTGGCGCAGCGTGTCGGTCACGTAGATGCGGCCGGCGGCCGTGTCGATGGCGATGCCGGTCGGCCGCTTGAAGAATCCTTCGCCGCCCTTCAGGCTGCCGAGCGCGCGCCGGAACTTGCCGTCGCGGTCGAAGACGAAGATCTTCCCGGAATCCGAATCGGTGACGTAGATGTTGTCGTTGCCGTCCACCGCCACGCATTGCGGCGCTTTCAGCGGGTCCTTGCTGGAATCGCGGGTGAGGAACTTGTAGCGCTTCTTCTCGAAGTCGAAGATGTGGACCGCCGACTGCCCGGGGTCGGTGACGATGGCGCGCCCGCGCGAATCGGTCACGACGCTGTACGGCCGCAGCATCTGGTGCAGGTCGGGCGGGCCGGCCACGATGTCCACCAGCCGCCCCCAGAAGCCGGGCTTGCCGCGCACCTCGCGCTCGGTCGCGAAGCTTCCCTCGTAGGCGAGGGTGCGGCCGCCGGCGAGCTGCATCGGAGGAGGCGGCGGGGGCGCCGGCTCCTTCTTGTCCTTTCCCTGCGCTGGGCCGGCGGAGAGCAAGAGCAACAGCAGGCCCGAGGCGAGAAGGTGCTTCGGGCTGGTCGAAGTCGCCGTCATCAGAAGATGTCGAAGTGCCGCGAGACGCCGAAGTAGATGGCGTGGACCGTCTGCGGCTGGACGAAGCCCGCTCCGATGCCTTGCCGCAGGTAGGTGTAGTTCCCCTGGATTGTCATCTGCCGCCACCGGTATTCCGTCCGGCAATCAAGCCGCCGCACCATGTTATCGGAGACCGTGGACAAGTTGTCGGTCTCGTACGTCGAGTTCAGGTACGACCCGCTGACCTTCCACTTGCTCGTCGGCTGGTAACTGCCGCCGAACGCGTAGGAGCGGCCGCTGTAGAAGATGAGCAGCCCGGGGAGGGGGCCGGGAACGGGGAAGGGGACGAGCCCGTTGATAGTCGGCAGCGACTCGCCGCTGTTCCGGCTGAAGCTGCCGCTGAACGAATACTTGCGGCGCGAGACGGTCGCGCTGTAGCTGGTGGAGAGCGAATCCGCCAGCGAGGTGCCGTCGATCGAGCTCTTGCCCACCCGGCCCGCGAAGGTGACGAACCACTCGCCGAAATTGCGCGACGTGCTCGCGTTGAAGCCGTAGCCCGTCTGCGTGTAGCCCAGCACCGCCGTCATCACGTTGCTGTTGTACTGCACGCCCGCGGTCGAGCGCCAATTGCCGACGGTGCGCGAGAACGTGACGCTGCCGCTCTGTCCGGTCGCGCGCTGGTCATTCGTCGGCGACGTGTAGAGCGAAAGGCCGTACTGCGCGCCGAACTGCCCGCCCCAGAGCGCATGGCGATAGCCGGCTCCCCCGTTCACGTTGGTGGTCGCGATCTCGACGCCGACGAAATCCTGCGACGTGCGGTCCACGCCGCCGTCGAGCGTGATGTCCTTCGAGAGCAGGTAGGTCGCGTGCCCGCCGTAGTTGAAGTACTTCGAATCGCGGAACAACGGCTGCACCGCCGGCGGCGCGGGATTCCCGGGCGCCAGCGTCCCCAGCAGGTAGGCGCCGAAATTGGTGGTGTAGTTCGCGCTCGCGCCCAGGATCAGCTTTTCCGTCGGGCGCCAGCCGAAGTTGCCATTCACCGTGTCGTAGGTCGCGTCGGTCTGCTGCCCGGCGTAGTCGGTGAGGAAGTGCGTGCGCGCGTAGCTGGTGCTGAAGGTCGCGTTCTTCCACAGCTGCCGGTTCGCGCCCACCTGGAAGGTCGACTGGTCGGTGTTCTGGTCGCCCAGGAAGATGGAGTGGAACAGCGGCGGGGTGTGCTGCTCCAGGTGCATCTTGGAGTAGGTGCCGTTGAAGTTGAAGCCGAAGCGCGAGTACGTGCTCCCAATGCTGAAGGCGCGGCTGTTCGACGAGCCGTCTTCATCGCTGCCCACCAGCGAGTACCCGTTCTTGTTGGTGCTGAACGACGCATGCAGCGTGGGCAGTCCTTCGAAATACATGCCGCCACCCACGCTGAAGCTCTGCGAATGCCCCTGCGTGGTGAAACCCAGCGCGCCCGGCACGGAGAAGGTGCCTTCGCTGTTCCAGTCGCGACTGTAGCTGACCTCTACCGGCGTGTGGCTGCCGCCGAACAGGCTGGCGCTCCCGGCGAATCCCTTGCCGCTGAAGATCGAGTTGTAGTCGGAGTTCACCCGCTGCTGGTTGTAGTACGGGCTGAAGCGGAAAGAGAGGAACTTGGGATCGTAGTAGTAGCCCGTCAGGTCGGCATTCCCGCCAAAGACGAGCTGGTTCGAGGTCACCTCCGAGAACAGGCCGTTGTAGCCGAAAGTCAGGTTCCCGGAGAGATTCAACGCGGTGTTCTCGGTGATGTTCACCTGCGCGCCTGCGACCGCCGCCAGCACCAGCCATCCGGCCGCCAGGATCGCGAGTTGTCGCGCGTGCCGCATGCACTCCCCGTCAGAACTCCTCGACCTTCGCGCCCTGCCGCAGGTCCTTCTCCAGCTGCGCGCGCAGTTGCTGCGAGCGTTCCATCTCCAGGTCTTTCTTCAATTGCGCCTTGACCTTCTCGAAGGGGACCGTCTGCGCCGCCTCGCGGCCGTTGACGCGCGCGATGCAGTAGGAGTTCTCGGCCTCGATCAAGTCCGAGACCTCGCCCGCCTTCATGTTGAACACCACCTTCTCCACCGCCGCCGGCATGCGCCCGCGGTGGACGCTTTTGTGGTCGCCCATCATCACGCGCCAGTCGTCGTCGGAGTTCTTCTCCGCCAGGATGCCGAAGGCTTCATAGTCTTTCGCCGCCTTGGCCTGCTTCAGCAATCCCTCGGCGCGCTGCCGCGCCTGCGCCTTCTGCTGCGCCGTGGCGTTGTCGGGGATGACCACGCTGATGGTCTGCAGCTGCACGCTTTCCGGCTTCTTGAAGCGCTCCGGGTTCCTGGCATAGAACTCGCGCAGTTGCGCGTCGGTCATGCTGGCCTTGCCGACCACTTCGGTGCGCAGGATCTGGTCGATCAGGATGGCGCGCTTCACCTTGCCGCGCAGGATCTCCAGCGAGCCCTGGTGCTCGGCGTACAGGTAGTTGCCGAAATCCGCGCTGGTGGGGAACTGCTTGCGGAAGTCGCGCATCGCGCGCTCCAGCTTGGCGGGCGCCACCGTCAGCTTGCGCCGCTGCGCTTCCTGGTACGCCAGCTCTTCGAACTCGATCACGCTCAGTGCGGTGCGCCGGATGTCTTTTTCCATCTTGGCGGGGAACTTGCCGCCGTGCTGCCGCGCAAACGGGAACTGGATCATCATCTGCCGCGTGAGGTCGCGGTCGGTGAGCGGGACGCCGTTCACGCGCGCCACGAGCTTCGGCGCCGGGGCGCTGACCTTGCTCGGCGGCTGCAGGAATGCGGTGGAAGGCTTGTTCTGCGCTGCGGCCCCTGCCGCCGCGAGAAAAAGAATGCTGGTCAGGATGGTGAACGTGCTCTTCATCTTCGTCCCCTTGTGCCCGCTGCGAGGGGTGGGGAAGGGCTCGCGCCCTTCCCCGTCTCGGGTTGTTAGTTGGTGGTGCTCATCACGCCGACGTTTTCGTTGCTCTTGCTGTAGTGGCAGGAGCGGCAGAATTGCGTCGCCGAGTTGCTCGCCGCGTTGGCCGAGTCATACCAGCCGCGCACGAAGAAGCGGGTGGGCTTGATGATGCTGGTCCCACTGATGCTGTACTTCGCGTAGTTCATCGAGTGCGGGTTGTGGCAGGTCGAGCACTCAACGTAGGAACCCTGGCCGGCGACGGCGTAGAAGCGCGCCGGGTGGCCATAGTTCTGGTTGAAGTTCGCCGCGCCCGCGGACGTCAGATCCCAGGTGATCTTGCCGTCCGCGCCCACCGTGCCGGGCCAGTTGTACCCGCCCGGGTTGTACTTCACGTGCACCGGGTGGTCATTGGTCAGGCTGTAGCCGTCGGTCGCCAGGTACGTGGTGACCTTGTTGCCGTTCACGGTCTCGAAGCTCTGTCCGGTCATGCCGGCAATCGTCACGCTGCCGTCGTGGCAGGAGAGACATGCCGCCGTGTGGAACAGCGGATCGTCGGCCGTGTAGGTGCTGGTCGTCGTGAAGTCATCACCGTCGAAGCCGTAGTAGCTCTTGGCGATGAAGTCGCGGCCCCAGAGATAGTTCACTCCGGTGCCGGGGTCGCCACCGATGCCCTGTCCGGCCGCGCCGCTGTGCGGCGTATGGCAGGAAGCGCATCCGTGTCCGTTGACGTTGTGCGGTCCCAGGATGTCCTGGAACTGGGCGAACGCCGCGGGACTCGCTGCGACCGCAAGGATTACTAAGAGGAAGATGATGCGTTTCATATAGGTCTTAAGACCTCCGTTATGAAAAACAGCTGTTTTGGTGCTGCTCCTGCGCCGGAGCGTTCCTATCGGCTCCCCGGCATCCCGGGCGACGCGGGTGTTCCTCCCGCGCGCTCCGAAAACTCGTGTGTGCGAAAACTCTCTCATTGCGCTCCTCCGGCCGCCGGAGACTTCGGCTGCGGCTTTTGCGCGGCCGCCTCGGCGTCGGTCACGTAACGAAAGACCTGGATCCGGCCCTTTAACTGCTCCGAGACCACCACGCGGTTCTGCTTGTCGATGCAGAGTCCGGTCGGCAGTCCGAATTGCCCGGGATACTTTCCCGGTTCCCCGAAGAAGGCGAGCAGATGGCCTTCCCGGTCGAAGATCTGGACGCGGTTCTGGAGCGCGTCGGCGACCCAGATGTGGCCGTCGGCGTCCACCGCGATCCCCTTGGGACGCGCGAAGAAGCCGGGCCCGTCGCCCGCCTTGCCGAACATGCTGATGAAGTTGCCGTCGGCGTCGAACATCTGGATGCGGCTGTTCAGCGTGTCGGCGACGTAGAGGTTGCCGTCGCCATCGACCGCCACGTTGGTGGGCTTGGCGAAGGTCGCCGGCGAATCGTCCGCTTCCTCCTTCGCCGGCCCGCCGACCGCACGCAGGAACTTCAGCGTGTCGGCGTCGAACACCGCGATGCGCTCGCGCGCCACGTCGGCCACGTAGAGGAAGCGGTTCTCGTTGTCGATGGCCATGCCGCTCGGCCGGCCCAGCTCGTCGGACCCGAACATCGCCTCCAGCTTGCGGTCTTTGCTGAACACGGAGATCTGGTGCAGCCCGGCGTCGGAAACGAACACGCGGTCGCCGTCGTCCACCGCCACGCCGATGATGTCCTTGAACTTCGCCTCCACGCCGTTGCGGATGAACTCGACCGCGCCCGTCTTCTCGTCGAAGATGAACACCGCGGCCACATAGCTGTCGGCCACGTAGATGCGCCCTTGCGAATCGGTCGCCACGCCGTACGGCTTGGCCAGCGCGCGCACCGGCTTGGGGGCCGTCACGTCGTTCTGCTCGATGCCCGCCAGCCGGTCCATCCAGCCGTGCTTCTTCCTGGCATCCTTCTTCGGCGTCGCTTCCGGCTTCTCGCCCACCAGCTGCGACTGGTAGCGGATGCGCGCGATGTCCGGAGGCGCCGGCCACACCAGCTTGCTGGTGTCGAGCAGCGGCTCGGCCTGCGGCTTCTCGATGTCTTTCTTCTTCTTGTCTTTCGCGAACGCGCTTCCCGAGAGCGCGAGCGCGAGCGCGGCGGTGAACGCCAGCGCGCGGAAGGTGATGCGATGGTGTTGCGGCGTCATTGCGCGCCCTCCAGCGTCCCTTTGTGGCAGGTGCGGCAGAATTGCAATCCCGGCCGCGCGTCGTTGATCAACATCGCGCGCGCGTTGCCGGCATGCGGCTGATGGCAGGTCAGGCACTCGATCCTGGCCCTGATCTTGTTCGGGTCCTGCGGGTCCCGCACGTCCACCACCGGATGGTTCGCCGTCGGGTGTCCCAGCCCGTACTTCAGGTTGAAGCGCATCACCGAGTTCTTCAGGAAGTAGTCCATCGGCAGCCGGACCTTCCCGTTGAAGATCGTGAGGTAGGGCTGCCCTTCCACCGTGGCCGGCTTCGATTCGGTGCTGTGGCACTCCATGCAGAGCTTGCTGCCTTCCGCGCGCAGCAGTTTGGGGTGCTGCCCGCCGTGCGGCTCGTGGCAGGTCGCGCAGCCCTGCTCGAACGCCGGCTGGTGCGGGAACTTCTTCTTGTGCTGCTCCGCGATGTCGCTATGGCAGGTGGTGCAGGCCGCGACCGGATCCGGTTGCAGGAAACCCGGCGACTTGCCGGCGTGCGGGCTGTGGCACGCGGTGCAATCGCCCTGCGCGCCCGCGTGCTGCACCTTGGCGTTCTCGATCTCCTTGCCCTTGTCTTCGTGGCAGGTCAGGCAGAGCGCGCGCGAATCGGTCTCGGTGAGCACGACCTTCCCGTCCTTGCCCGGAGCCTTGTGGCAGCTGTCGCAGCTGCCGCCGGCGAACGGAGCATGCACGAACGCCTGCATCAGCTTCGGCTCGTTCGACTGGTGCGGGTTGTGGCACGTCAGGCAATCGGTGGCCGCGAACGGCTGGTTGTTGTGCGCCTTTTGCAGCGCCGCGTCCTTGGCGTCGTGGCAGTCGAGGCACAGCGCCGGAGTCTTCTTGTTCAGGTGCGCGCGGAACTCGGTCTGCGTCGGGTCACCGACTTTGTGCGTCGTGTGGCAAGTCTCGCAGCCCATATCGAGCGCGGCGTGCCGGCTGCCC encodes the following:
- a CDS encoding cytochrome c3 family protein, which gives rise to MKRLLLLALFACATAMAQIPGDQLGTHDLTPTGASAMRGPVSNACLYCHAPHGGQTAPTPLWNQQLSVQTYTMYGSSTYHQTSQQPPLGSPSKLCLSCHDGTVAPGQTVSFGQLNMTGAMKNTSKFGTDLSSSHPFSLRTPLVDTPDVNALLFGASPHTADPVVKLVNGSIECTSCHQPHFQGIDKMVQKFLVRDSAGGTLCLACHDPTRVVGGQTNRLAGWTTSIHATATHTTSNNPYVGGYSNVALNACSGCHMPHNAAGPARLLRGGDQQACLNCHAGANTVPAAPNIASELVKIGHPAPAGSAQHDAAEAAVLNNNRHATCADCHDPHAARATASFTAPPALRPAQNNVVGVSELDGTTVLRPAINQYQVCLRCHGKSVGKVADSKYGYLPRRAAAGSDPLDVIQQLTPTTPWSSHPVLHDRTSALPQPSLRATMMKLDGVTAGRAMGTRLFCTDCHNADDNRESGGSGPNGPHGSSWNHMLERRYEMARAATPGGFVTNLFPDPDGTVAGPYALCAKCHNLNTIFNDETTFKHKKHIAKGFSCSACHSAHGTDSSNPTLSGQRLVNFDLNVVAPFGGNVVYDRATKSCTLTCHNKPHNNQNY
- a CDS encoding 6-bladed beta-propeller, with protein sequence MTPQHHRITFRALAFTAALALALSGSAFAKDKKKKDIEKPQAEPLLDTSKLVWPAPPDIARIRYQSQLVGEKPEATPKKDARKKHGWMDRLAGIEQNDVTAPKPVRALAKPYGVATDSQGRIYVADSYVAAVFIFDEKTGAVEFIRNGVEAKFKDIIGVAVDDGDRVFVSDAGLHQISVFSKDRKLEAMFGSDELGRPSGMAIDNENRFLYVADVARERIAVFDADTLKFLRAVGGPAKEEADDSPATFAKPTNVAVDGDGNLYVADTLNSRIQMFDADGNFISMFGKAGDGPGFFARPKGIAVDADGHIWVADALQNRVQIFDREGHLLAFFGEPGKYPGQFGLPTGLCIDKQNRVVVSEQLKGRIQVFRYVTDAEAAAQKPQPKSPAAGGAQ
- a CDS encoding peptidyl-prolyl cis-trans isomerase — its product is MKSTFTILTSILFLAAAGAAAQNKPSTAFLQPPSKVSAPAPKLVARVNGVPLTDRDLTRQMMIQFPFARQHGGKFPAKMEKDIRRTALSVIEFEELAYQEAQRRKLTVAPAKLERAMRDFRKQFPTSADFGNYLYAEHQGSLEILRGKVKRAILIDQILRTEVVGKASMTDAQLREFYARNPERFKKPESVQLQTISVVIPDNATAQQKAQARQRAEGLLKQAKAAKDYEAFGILAEKNSDDDWRVMMGDHKSVHRGRMPAAVEKVVFNMKAGEVSDLIEAENSYCIARVNGREAAQTVPFEKVKAQLKKDLEMERSQQLRAQLEKDLRQGAKVEEF
- a CDS encoding 6-bladed beta-propeller; the protein is MTATSTSPKHLLASGLLLLLLSAGPAQGKDKKEPAPPPPPPMQLAGGRTLAYEGSFATEREVRGKPGFWGRLVDIVAGPPDLHQMLRPYSVVTDSRGRAIVTDPGQSAVHIFDFEKKRYKFLTRDSSKDPLKAPQCVAVDGNDNIYVTDSDSGKIFVFDRDGKFRRALGSLKGGEGFFKRPTGIAIDTAAGRIYVTDTLRHKIFVLDMDGNIQREIGQRGVGEGEFNFPTELRLSGDELLVVDAMNFRVQALDREGKFRYALGQAGGSTGSMFRPKGVARDSEGDVYVVEGLFDTVQVFDPLGRLLYYFGGAGDGPQEFQLPAGMYIDRNDRIFVVDSYNRRVQVFRFIPAAKPASGGVQ
- a CDS encoding cytochrome c3 family protein codes for the protein MWLRRALLALALILFWTAPSAAKEHPVPLEKNTDTATCLSCHEEKFKGKVVHTGKTQECSTCHEVRVTKDITRIKLKATSPSGMCLTCHDNKNAAKLSGKVHAPAVRQCTSCHDPHSSPNPVHLLKATSGGKGENLCLDCHTTGVNVPEKGSRHAALDMGCETCHTTHKVGDPTQTEFRAHLNKKTPALCLDCHDAKDAALQKAHNNQPFAATDCLTCHNPHQSNEPKLMQAFVHAPFAGGSCDSCHKAPGKDGKVVLTETDSRALCLTCHEDKGKEIENAKVQHAGAQGDCTACHSPHAGKSPGFLQPDPVAACTTCHSDIAEQHKKKFPHQPAFEQGCATCHEPHGGQHPKLLRAEGSKLCMECHSTESKPATVEGQPYLTIFNGKVRLPMDYFLKNSVMRFNLKYGLGHPTANHPVVDVRDPQDPNKIRARIECLTCHQPHAGNARAMLINDARPGLQFCRTCHKGTLEGAQ